TTTCATACAAACCCTGCTTTTCAATTTCCCATGCGACATCAATCTTATATGTTGAATCAATAGATTTTGATTGAATATTTGGGCATATCGCTCGATGAATCGATACGCCGTGCCCTTTGGTAATGTAACCAACGATTTTATCCCCTGGAATTGGATTACAGCATTTTGAAAAATTAACCTCCAATCCATTTACTCCACTAATTTTTATTTTTGGAGTTGAGGATTTATGAGTTTTCAGATGAGTTGTCGGATGTGACTCTACTTTAGTTTCTTTATGCGTAGGTTTTTCTTCCTCATCACTTTTCAGAAATTGTCTTATTCGACTTTTAGCTTTAGAAGTTCGGACAATCTGTAACCAATCTTGATGAGGTTTAACTTTGGTCGAAGTAATTATCTCGATTATATCTCCACTTTTAAGTTTATAATCAAGTGGAACAATCTTATCTCCTGCCTTGGCTCCAAGACAATGGTCTCCAATGTCTGTATGAACAGCATAGGCAAAATCAATTGGTGTCGAGCCCAGCGGTAGTTTTTTTACATGACCTTTGGGTGTAAAGATAAAAACCTCATCGCTAAATAGGTCTAATTTAAAGTGTTCCATAAAGTCTTTTGGGTCAGATAAATCCTGGTATGCCTCGATAAACCTTCTTGCCCATTTTAATCTCTCATTTAATTTTGTATCAAACTTTCCTTGTCCCCCGTCCTCTTTATAATGCCAGTGAGCGGCAATTCCCTCTTTAGCAATAATATCCATCTCTTTAGTTCTAATCTGAACTTCTAATGGTTTTCCATCTGTTCCTATAACCGTAGTATGTAATGAACGATAGCCATTTGATTTAGGGTCAGCAATATAGTCTTTAATCCTTCCAGGAATAGGTTTCCAGAGTGAATGAATTATCCCCAGTGCTCCATAGCAATCATTTTCATCATTAGTAATAATCCGAATACCTAAGGTATCATATATTCCATCCAGTGGTTTATTTTGAGATTTCATTTTAAGATAAATTGAGTAGAAATGTTTTGCTCGACTTTGAATATCAACTGATATTCCTACCTCTTTAAATTTTGAGGTTAATTCTTTTTCAATCTTTTCAAGATAGATTTCTCTATTTTCTCTTTTTTCGGTCATCTTTTTTGCTATTTCTCGATAAGCCTCTGGATTTAGACATTCAAAGGATAAATCTTCCAATTCCCATCTTAATCTACCAATACCCAATCTATTAGCCAATGGGGCATAAATTTCCTGAGTTTCTTGAGCCACAATAAGTTTTTTATCCTCTTGTGGTAAAAATTTTATTGTCCGCATATTATGAAGTCTATCCGCTAATTTAATCAATAGAACCCGAACATCTTTTGCGGTTGCCAGAAGCATTTTTCGTAGGTTTTCAGCCTGTTGAACAACTTTGTGGGGATGAGTAAGTTTTTTGATTTTCGATACCCCATCAATTAATAAAAAAATATCTTCCCCAAATTCTTCTTTAATTCTATTAACCGGGAAAGTAGTATCTTCCAACAAATCATGTAAAAGAGCGGCGATAATCGTCTCTGTGTCTAATTTAAGTCCTGCCAGGATATAAGCTACCCATAAAGGATGCGTAATGAATGGTTCACCTGAAAGCCTTACCTGGCCTTCGTG
This genomic stretch from bacterium harbors:
- a CDS encoding bifunctional (p)ppGpp synthetase/guanosine-3',5'-bis(diphosphate) 3'-pyrophosphohydrolase, translating into MYEEMTFEKLMKLILSYNPKADTKLLERAYEIANMAHEGQVRLSGEPFITHPLWVAYILAGLKLDTETIIAALLHDLLEDTTFPVNRIKEEFGEDIFLLIDGVSKIKKLTHPHKVVQQAENLRKMLLATAKDVRVLLIKLADRLHNMRTIKFLPQEDKKLIVAQETQEIYAPLANRLGIGRLRWELEDLSFECLNPEAYREIAKKMTEKRENREIYLEKIEKELTSKFKEVGISVDIQSRAKHFYSIYLKMKSQNKPLDGIYDTLGIRIITNDENDCYGALGIIHSLWKPIPGRIKDYIADPKSNGYRSLHTTVIGTDGKPLEVQIRTKEMDIIAKEGIAAHWHYKEDGGQGKFDTKLNERLKWARRFIEAYQDLSDPKDFMEHFKLDLFSDEVFIFTPKGHVKKLPLGSTPIDFAYAVHTDIGDHCLGAKAGDKIVPLDYKLKSGDIIEIITSTKVKPHQDWLQIVRTSKAKSRIRQFLKSDEEEKPTHKETKVESHPTTHLKTHKSSTPKIKISGVNGLEVNFSKCCNPIPGDKIVGYITKGHGVSIHRAICPNIQSKSIDSTYKIDVAWEIEKQGLYEIGIYARAFPRKNLLNDMTSAINTTQGSINSTWTEVESNGTTKYGFNILINEKSHLQNIIKQLKQIQGVTEVYRG